A portion of the Sulfurospirillum diekertiae genome contains these proteins:
- the flhA gene encoding flagellar biosynthesis protein FlhA — MAKNQNALFARVIPYLEPLVKAKDLTVVVFIVSIMAIIIVPLPSAILDFFLVISLSISVLIILISLYIPRPTDLSTFPTLILIITLFRLSLNIATTRMILTNGHLGPDAVSEIVSSFGQFVVGGNYVIGVVVFTILVLINFMVITKGSTRVAEVAARFTLDAMPGKQMAIDADLNAGLIDEKTARKRREDIIQEANFYGAMDGSSKFVKGDAVAGIIITIINIIGGFLIGSFQHGLDLGTSAQTYTILTIGDGLVSQLPALITSTATGILITRANKADDVSFSDGAVQQLFGEHKTLLIVGFILVLFSLVPGLPTLSLMFVGAIFLGLGYLVKQTNDGSFSFQKFFASTPVAMQKAKQEADSKAQASAAPKKSPEELRKEEETTLNDILKLEILELDLGYQLIKLADPAQGGDLLERVKSMRRKIASDFGYLIPQVRIRDNLHLSPNHYQLLLKGIEIGNGEIYPDKFMAMDSGLTIDKVQGIPTKEPAFGLDAIWIEAALKEDAIIKGYTTVDPATVISTHLSELIKKYAEELLTRQEVQSLIDKLQKDYPVVVNDCLKVANVGLIQKVLKALLHEKIPIKDLLTIVETISDVAEVTKNVSIIVEQVRAKLSRVITKQYKDDNGVLKLLTFNAGTEQKLLDALRERDGVRDLVLNIGQINTLVKECSDEASKLLHKGVAPVVIIVDPLLRKSLSDIFEKFGLDIVVLSHAEIDSSSKFEVMGSIEIEKL; from the coding sequence TTGGCTAAAAATCAAAATGCGCTCTTCGCTAGGGTTATTCCTTACTTAGAGCCTCTTGTCAAAGCAAAAGATCTTACTGTTGTTGTTTTTATCGTCTCTATTATGGCGATTATTATTGTTCCGCTTCCAAGTGCTATACTCGATTTTTTCTTAGTCATTTCACTCTCTATTTCTGTTTTGATTATTCTGATTTCGCTTTATATTCCAAGGCCAACCGATCTTTCAACCTTTCCAACCCTTATTTTGATCATCACGCTTTTCCGACTTTCTTTGAATATTGCAACCACGAGAATGATTCTTACCAATGGACATTTAGGCCCTGATGCTGTGAGTGAAATTGTCTCTAGTTTTGGGCAATTCGTTGTTGGAGGTAATTATGTCATTGGTGTTGTTGTCTTTACCATTCTTGTTTTAATTAACTTTATGGTCATTACTAAAGGTTCAACAAGGGTTGCAGAGGTTGCAGCACGTTTTACCCTCGATGCGATGCCGGGCAAACAAATGGCGATTGATGCCGATCTGAATGCTGGTTTGATTGATGAAAAAACGGCACGTAAACGTCGCGAAGACATTATTCAAGAAGCTAACTTTTATGGAGCAATGGACGGTTCGAGTAAGTTTGTTAAAGGTGACGCTGTTGCGGGTATCATCATCACTATTATTAACATTATTGGTGGTTTTTTAATTGGTTCATTCCAACATGGACTTGATCTTGGAACCAGTGCGCAAACCTATACCATTCTTACGATTGGTGACGGTTTGGTTTCACAGCTTCCAGCCCTTATTACTTCAACCGCTACGGGTATTTTGATTACGCGTGCCAATAAAGCAGATGATGTAAGCTTTTCTGATGGTGCTGTTCAACAACTTTTTGGAGAGCATAAAACACTGCTTATTGTAGGTTTTATTTTAGTCTTATTTTCTCTTGTACCAGGACTTCCAACGCTTTCGCTTATGTTTGTTGGAGCAATCTTTTTGGGACTGGGTTATCTTGTAAAACAAACCAATGATGGAAGCTTTTCATTTCAAAAATTCTTTGCTTCTACTCCTGTTGCTATGCAAAAAGCTAAACAAGAAGCAGACAGTAAAGCACAAGCCAGTGCAGCACCCAAGAAAAGCCCAGAAGAACTACGAAAAGAAGAAGAAACAACGCTTAATGATATTCTTAAATTGGAAATCTTGGAGCTTGATTTAGGCTATCAACTCATCAAATTGGCTGATCCTGCACAAGGGGGTGACCTACTTGAGAGAGTTAAAAGTATGCGTCGTAAAATTGCCTCTGATTTTGGCTATCTCATTCCACAAGTCAGAATTCGTGATAACTTACATCTAAGCCCAAATCATTACCAACTCTTATTAAAAGGTATTGAAATTGGTAATGGTGAGATTTATCCTGATAAATTCATGGCAATGGATAGTGGATTAACCATTGACAAAGTTCAAGGTATCCCAACCAAAGAGCCTGCGTTTGGACTGGATGCCATCTGGATTGAAGCAGCATTAAAAGAAGATGCCATTATTAAAGGCTATACAACGGTAGATCCAGCAACGGTTATTTCAACACACTTAAGCGAATTAATCAAAAAATATGCCGAAGAGCTTCTTACCCGTCAAGAAGTTCAAAGCCTTATTGATAAATTGCAAAAAGACTACCCAGTGGTTGTTAATGACTGTCTCAAAGTGGCCAATGTTGGGCTTATTCAAAAAGTACTTAAAGCGCTTCTTCATGAGAAGATACCTATTAAAGACCTTCTCACGATTGTTGAGACGATCAGTGATGTCGCTGAAGTCACTAAAAATGTCTCAATCATTGTTGAGCAAGTACGTGCTAAGCTTTCTCGTGTTATCACGAAGCAATATAAAGATGACAATGGTGTTTTAAAGCTTCTCACGTTTAATGCTGGAACAGAACAAAAACTTTTGGATGCTCTTAGAGAACGTGATGGTGTACGCGATCTTGTCCTTAACATTGGTCAAATCAATACACTTGTTAAAGAATGTAGCGATGAAGCAAGCAAGCTACTCCATAAAGGCGTTGCACCTGTTGTCATCATCGTTGATCCTCTTCTTCGAAAGTCACTTTCTGATATTTTCGAAAAATTTGGGCTTGATATCGTCGTTCTCTCTCATGCTGAGATTGATTCAAGTTCTAAATTTGAAGTTATGGGTTCTATCGAAATAGAAAAGCTCTAA